The proteins below come from a single Anolis sagrei isolate rAnoSag1 chromosome 8, rAnoSag1.mat, whole genome shotgun sequence genomic window:
- the CMIP gene encoding C-Maf-inducing protein isoform X5: MDSEKKIYKYKKVLSNPSRLEVVLKEIRTLVDMALTSPLQDESIHQAPLEIVSKLLSENASLTPQEHENIIVALAPLLENNHPPPDLCEFFCKHCRERPRSMVVIEVFTPVVQRILKHNMDFGKCPRLRLFTQEYILALNELNAGMEVVKKFIHSMHGPTGQCPHPRVLPNLVAVCLAAIYSCYEEFINSRDNSPSLKEIRNGCQQPCDRKPNLPLRLLHTSPDLVSQEATLNESRLKSVIVTSNEIHVEVERNNTANQKMTANVGNDSEPNLIDCLMVSPTCSTMTIELSAQADRILACYVEILKMLSDYDDWRPALASLLQPIPFPKEALAHEKFTKELKYVIQRFAEDPRQEVHSCLLSVRAGKDGWFQLYSPGGVACDDDGELFANMVHILMGSCYKTKKFLLSLAENKLGPCMLLALRGNQTMVEILCLMLEYNIIDNKDTQLQIISTLESTDVGKKMYEQLCDRQRELKELQRKGGPTRLTLPSKSTDADLARLLSSGSFGNLENLSLAFTNVTSACAEHLIKLPSLKQLNLWSTQFGDAGLRLLSEHLTMLQVLNLCETPVTDAGLLALSSMKSLCSLNMNSTKLSADTYEDLKAKLPNLKDVDVRYTEAW, encoded by the exons aATGCAAGCCTCACCCCACAAGaacatgaaaatattattgtG gCACTTGCGCCTTTGCTGGAAAACAACCACCCACCTCCTGACTTGTGCGAATTTTTTTGCAAG CACTGCAGAGAACGTCCCCGGTCCATGGTGGTCATAGAAGTATTCACTCCGGTTGTACAAAGAATCCTCAAACACAATATG GATTTTGGGAAGTGCCCTCGGTTGCGGCTCTTTACTCAGGAGTACATTTTGGCTTTGAACGAACTGAATGCTGGCATGGAAGTGGTGAAGAAGTTCATTCACAG CATGCACGGCCCGACCGGACAGTGCCCCCATCCCAGAGTCCTTCCGAATCTCGTCGCAGTCTGTTTAGCAGCCATTTATTCTTGCTACGAAGAGTTCATCAACAG CCGGGACAATTCTCCGAGCCTGAAAGAAATTCGGAATGGTTGCCAGCAGCCTTGTGACCGCAAGCCGAACCTGCCCCTCCGCCTCCTCCACACGAGCCCTGACCTGGTGTCCCAAGAGGCCACGCTGAACGAGTCTCGCCTCAAGTCGGTCATTGTCACGTCGAACGAGATCCACGTGGAGGTTGAGCGCAACAACACGGCCAACCAGAAGATGACGGCCAACGTGGGCAATGACAGCGAGCCCAACCTGATCGACTGCTTGATGGTCAGCCCCACCTGCAGCACCATGACCATCGAGCTCAGTGCCCAGGCCGATCGCATCCTTGCCTGCTATGTGGAAATACTCAAGATGCT GTCAGACTATGATGACTGGAGACCAGCGCTCGCCAGTTTGCTCCAACCCATCCCATTCCCGAAAGA GGCTCTTGCACATGAGAAGTTCACAAA GGAACTGAAGTACGTCATTCAAAGATTCGCAGAAGATCCAAGGCAAGAA GTCCATTCGTGTTTGCTGAGTGTGCGTGCTGGCAAGGATGGTTGGTTCCAGCTCTACAGTCCCGGTGGGGTGGCGTGCGATGATGATGGAGAGCTGTTTGCCAATATG GTTCATATTTTAATGGGCTCTTGTTATAAGACGAAAAAGTTCCTCCTTTCGCTGGCGGAAAACAAACTGGGGCCATGCATGCTGCTCGCTTTAAGGGGCAACCAGACGATGGTGGAG ATTCTTTGCTTGATGCTCGAGTATAACATCATTGACAATAAGGACACCCAGCTGCAGATCATCTCAACCCTCGAGAGCACTGATGTGGGGAAGAAAATGTATGAGCAGCTCTGCGACAGGCAGCGGGAGCTGAAGGAGCTG CAAAGGAAAGGTGGCCCTACCCGGTTAACACTGCCATCAAAATCCACA GATGCGGACCTGGCCCGATTGTTAAGCTCGGGGTCCTTCGGCAACCTGGAGAACCTCAGCCTGGCCTTCACCAACGTCACGAGTGCCTGCGCAGAGCATCTCATCAAGCTGCCTTCGCTCAAGCAGCTGAACCTGTGGTCGACTCAG TTTGGCGATGCAGGTTTGCGGCTTCTTTCCGAACACCTCACAATGCTACAAGTGCTCAACTTGTGTGAAACACCCGTCACAGATGCTGGCCTGCTGGCACTGAGCT CTATGAAAAGCCTGTGCAGTTTGAATATGAACAGCACCAAGCTTTCAGCGGATACCTATGAAGATCTCAAG GCTAAATTGCCGAATCTGAAGGATGTGGATGTCCGCTACACAGAGGCCTGGTGA